The following are encoded in a window of Rosa chinensis cultivar Old Blush chromosome 4, RchiOBHm-V2, whole genome shotgun sequence genomic DNA:
- the LOC112197676 gene encoding phloretin 4'-O-glucosyltransferase has translation MSQHRFIMVTFPTQGHLNPSLQLAKRLIHIIGARVTIVTSLSAHLRIGNSISTPSGLTFAPFSDGYDEGLRFADVTQDYMSELKRRGKQAIKDLVESSASEGHPYTCILCTLLLPWVAELARELHLPTALLWIQPATVFDIYYYYFNGYKDLININTTAANSDPSYAVEIPGLPLALKSRDLPSFIVATNPYRGALPLFEEQFEKLGQESRPIILVNTFDALEPEALKAIDKYNLIGIGPLMPSAFLDGKDPSDKSFGGDLFQKSKDSAYLEWLNSKPDEFIVYVAFGSVAVLSKIQMEEIAKGLLNFGRPFLWVITENQNSGEGKEEKEDEELSCREELEELGMIVPWCSQVEVLSNPSLGCFVTHCGWNSSLESLVSGVPVVAYPLWTDQGTNAKMIEDMWKTGVRVAPNAEGVVVGEELKRCLDLVMGSEELRSNAKKWKELAREAVSEGGSSDNNLRAFLDDVGGGCYLA, from the coding sequence ATGTCGCAACACCGCTTCATTATGGTAACATTTCCCACTCAAGGCCACCTCAATCCTTCCCTCCAACTCGCCAAGCGTCTTATTCACATCATCGGTGCACGTGTAACGATTGTCACGTCCCTCTCCGCCCACCTCCGCATTGGCAATAGCATAAGTACTCCTAGTGGCTTGACCTTCGCCCCCTTTTCCGATGGATACGACGAAGGGTTAAGGTTCGCGGACGTAACTCAGGACTACATGTCCGAGCTAAAGCGTCGCGGCAAGCAAGCGATCAAGGATCTTGTAGAGTCTAGTGCAAGCGAGGGCCACCCTTACACCTGCATATTGTGCACCTTACTTCTTCCTTGGGTGGCGGAACTGGCACGTGAACTCCACCTCCCAACCGCGCTCCTTTGGATTCAGCCAGCCACAGTGTTCGATATATACTACTACTACTTCAACGGCTACAAAGATCTCATCAACATCAATACTACTGCTGCTAATAGTGACCCTTCCTATGCAGTAGAAATACCAGGATTGCCGCTAGCGCTGAAGAGCCGCGACCTTCCTTCCTTCATTGTCGCTACGAATCCGTACAGAGGAGCTCTCCCATTGTTCGAAGAACAGTTTGAGAAGCTCGGACAAGAAAGCAGGCCAATCATACTTGTGAACACGTTCGATGCACTGGAACCAGAGGCGTTGAAAGCAATAGACAAGTACAATTTGATAGGAATCGGGCCTTTAATGCCATCGGCTTTCTTGGACGGCAAGGATCCGTCCGATAAATCATTCGGAGGCGATCTTTTCCAGAAGTCGAAGGACTCAGCTTACCTGGAATGGCTGAACTCAAAGCCAGACGAGTTTATCGTCTACGTCGCGTTTGGGAGCGTTGCAGTGCTGTCCAAGATTCAAATGGAGGAAATTGCAAAAGGCTTGTTGAATTTCGGACGTCCGTTTCTGTGGGTGAttacagaaaaccaaaacagtGGAGAAGgtaaggaagagaaagaagacgaGGAGCTGAGTTGCAGAGAGGAACTAGAAGAGCTTGGGATGATAGTCCCGTGGTGTAGTCAAGTGGAGGTTCTTTCAAATCCTTCATTGGGTTGTTTTGTgacacattgtggctggaattCAAGCTTGGAGAGTTTGGTTTCTGGGGTACCAGTGGTAGCCTATCCTCTGTGGACAGACCAAGGCACAAATGCCAAAATGATAGAGGACATGTGGAAAACAGGGGTGAGGGTAGCACCGAATGCGGAGGGTGTTGTTGTGGGTGAGGAGCTCAAGAGGTGTCTGGATTTGGTCATGGGAAGTGAAGAGTTGAGAAGCAATGCTAAGAAGTGGAAGGAGTTGGCAAGAGAGGCTGTGAGTGAAGGTGGATCTTCTGATAACAATCTCAGGGCATTTTTGGATGACGTTGGCGGTGGCTGTTATCTAGCCTAA